One window of Lawsonibacter asaccharolyticus genomic DNA carries:
- a CDS encoding tyrosyl-tRNA synthetase: MTCYEELKARGLIAQVTNEEEISKMVNEGKAVFYIGFDPTADSLHVGHFMALCLMKRLQMAGNRPIALIGGGTGYIGDPSGRTDMRNMMTPETIQHNCDCFKKQMERFIEFGEGKAQMVNNADWLLKLNYIELLRDVGACFSVNNMLRAKCYEQRMEKGLSFLEFNYMIMQSYDFYYLFQHYGCNMQFGGDDQWSNMLGGTELIRRKLGKDAHAMTITLLLNSEGKKMGKTAKGAVWLDPSKTSPYEFYQYWRNVGDGDVLKCLRMLTFLPLEQIDEMDKWEGSQLNTAKEILAYELTALVHGKEEAEKAQEAAKALFVGGGDMSNVPATQLSQEDLAGGSIGILDLMMKCKLAPSKKEARRLVEQGGVEVDGEKVTDVAASYTADQMAGDGLMLKKGKKVFHRVKM; this comes from the coding sequence ATGACCTGTTACGAGGAACTGAAAGCCCGCGGACTGATCGCCCAGGTGACCAACGAGGAGGAGATCTCCAAGATGGTGAATGAGGGGAAGGCGGTGTTCTACATCGGCTTTGACCCCACTGCCGACTCCCTCCATGTGGGCCACTTCATGGCCCTGTGCCTGATGAAGCGCCTCCAGATGGCGGGCAACCGGCCCATCGCACTCATCGGCGGCGGCACCGGCTATATTGGGGACCCCTCCGGCCGCACCGACATGCGGAACATGATGACCCCGGAGACCATCCAGCACAACTGCGACTGCTTCAAAAAGCAGATGGAGCGGTTCATCGAGTTTGGTGAGGGCAAGGCCCAGATGGTGAACAACGCCGACTGGCTACTGAAACTGAACTATATCGAGCTGCTGCGGGATGTGGGAGCCTGCTTCTCGGTGAACAACATGCTTCGGGCCAAGTGCTATGAGCAGCGGATGGAGAAGGGACTCTCCTTCCTGGAGTTCAACTATATGATCATGCAGTCCTACGACTTCTACTACCTGTTCCAGCACTACGGATGCAACATGCAGTTCGGCGGCGACGATCAGTGGTCCAACATGCTGGGCGGCACTGAGCTGATCCGGAGAAAGCTGGGCAAGGACGCCCACGCCATGACCATCACCCTGCTGCTCAACTCCGAGGGCAAGAAGATGGGCAAGACAGCCAAGGGCGCGGTGTGGCTGGACCCCAGCAAGACCAGCCCCTATGAGTTCTATCAGTACTGGCGCAACGTAGGCGACGGCGACGTGCTCAAGTGCCTGCGCATGCTCACGTTCCTGCCTCTGGAGCAGATCGACGAGATGGACAAGTGGGAGGGCAGCCAGCTGAACACCGCCAAGGAGATCCTGGCCTATGAGCTGACCGCTCTGGTCCACGGCAAGGAGGAGGCTGAGAAGGCCCAGGAGGCCGCCAAGGCCCTCTTTGTGGGCGGCGGAGACATGAGCAATGTCCCGGCCACCCAGCTGTCCCAGGAGGACTTGGCCGGCGGCTCCATCGGCATCCTGGACCTGATGATGAAGTGCAAGCTGGCTCCCTCCAAGAAGGAGGCCCGCCGCCTGGTGGAACAGGGCGGCGTGGAGGTGGACGGGGAGAAGGTCACCGACGTGGCCGCATCCTACACTGCCGACCAGATGGCAGGCGACGGCCTGATGCTCAAAAAAGGAAAAAAGGTGTTCCACCGCGTAAAGATGTGA
- a CDS encoding 4Fe-4S ferredoxin yields MNKSKVYFTDLRAPVGTSQLTKLQRLIRSAGIGEIDMEKKLVAIKLHFGEPGNLTYLRPNYAKAVADVVKELGGVPFLTDCNTLYPGRRKNALEHIESAYENGFSPFSTGCQVIIGDGLRGNDDVEVPVAGGEYVEKAKIGRAIMDADVFISLSHFKGHEQTGFGGALKNIGMGCGSRRGKMEQHSGGKPVVKQKRCAGCRQCIKQCGQDAISYDGGKAFIDQEKCVGCGRCIAVCNFDAIFNPNDCACEQLNRKMAEYAKAVVDGRPQFHISLVIDVSPYCDCHGDNDMAILPDVGMFASFDPVALDQACVDACLRQQPIPGSLLDDRMHEEGFHDLHDHFRNVTPECEWESCLAHGEKIGLGSRTYELIRV; encoded by the coding sequence ATGAACAAATCGAAAGTTTACTTTACGGACCTCCGGGCCCCTGTGGGGACAAGCCAGCTCACCAAGCTTCAGCGGCTGATCCGTAGCGCTGGGATCGGTGAGATCGACATGGAAAAAAAGCTGGTGGCCATCAAGCTCCACTTCGGAGAACCCGGGAACCTGACTTATCTGCGGCCCAACTACGCCAAGGCGGTGGCGGATGTGGTGAAGGAGCTGGGCGGCGTTCCCTTTCTGACGGACTGCAACACCCTCTACCCGGGGAGGCGGAAAAATGCCCTGGAGCACATTGAGAGCGCCTATGAGAACGGGTTTTCCCCCTTCTCCACCGGCTGTCAGGTCATCATTGGAGATGGCCTGCGGGGCAATGATGACGTAGAGGTCCCGGTGGCGGGGGGCGAGTATGTGGAGAAGGCTAAGATCGGCCGTGCCATCATGGATGCAGATGTGTTCATCAGCCTGAGCCACTTCAAGGGCCATGAGCAGACCGGGTTCGGCGGTGCGCTGAAAAATATTGGCATGGGGTGCGGGAGCCGCCGGGGCAAGATGGAGCAGCACTCCGGCGGAAAGCCGGTGGTGAAGCAGAAGCGCTGCGCAGGCTGCCGCCAGTGCATCAAGCAGTGCGGGCAGGACGCTATCTCCTACGATGGGGGTAAGGCATTTATTGACCAGGAAAAGTGCGTGGGCTGCGGGCGGTGCATCGCGGTGTGTAACTTTGATGCCATTTTTAACCCCAACGACTGTGCCTGTGAGCAGCTGAACCGGAAGATGGCCGAATACGCCAAGGCGGTGGTGGATGGACGGCCCCAGTTCCACATCAGCCTGGTGATCGATGTATCTCCCTACTGCGACTGCCATGGGGACAACGATATGGCCATTCTGCCTGATGTGGGGATGTTCGCTTCGTTTGACCCGGTGGCCCTGGACCAGGCGTGCGTGGATGCCTGTTTGCGGCAGCAGCCCATCCCAGGCAGCCTTCTGGATGACCGGATGCACGAGGAAGGCTTCCATGATCTCCACGACCACTTCCGGAATGTGACGCCGGAGTGCGAGTGGGAGAGCTGCTTGGCCCATGGGGAAAAGATCGGCCTGGGCAGCCGGACCTATGAGCTGATCCGGGTCTGA
- a CDS encoding Mn-containing catalase, with protein sequence MIRFLREREIVHFQRFGECLRLCKEKMNSKNVYLTNPAFDKQMTPQPRNA encoded by the coding sequence GTGATCCGCTTCCTGCGGGAGCGGGAGATCGTCCACTTCCAGCGCTTCGGCGAGTGTCTGCGGCTGTGCAAGGAAAAGATGAACAGCAAGAATGTCTATCTCACCAACCCCGCATTCGACAAACAGATGACGCCCCAGCCCCGAAATGCCTGA